In Aethina tumida isolate Nest 87 chromosome 2, icAetTumi1.1, whole genome shotgun sequence, the DNA window aaaaccaattaaaatataaaatatagtttttattaatattgttcgaATTTGTCTTTCATTGTTTCAGGATTCCTCTGTCCAAATTGTGTGATTTTAACATcagaattatgaaaatttgaagaaattttggGTATGTTACACtgagattgtttattatatttgattagGAATTAGTCTTAGTTTGaaacttatcaatattaatataatattgtagtaCAAAACAACACATACTGtattattctttaaacatattatttaaaggcattaaataaaatttaaatttactttttaaactcaatttttaaaatttgactacAAATTTGTATTGCAGATAATTTGGTCTAAAGAAAAtccacttaaatttaatttttactaatatagtttaaaataatagcaaacaaattaaataggtCACGCATGCATATTTTACAGGAATCGCAAGAATTAGTTTTTTCTGATTTTCTCTTGGTCATCAGTGTAGAAAACAGCggtttaaacagtttttgatTTTGGTAAGAATCAGACGCATCCTCAGAATAACGaaggattttataaaatttagaagaaatctTGTCTGTTGGGTacgttttatagattttatagaccTTTTAGATtagaattgaaattaatttcctttGGGGACATATCGatataattacatttgttttaattatatttttatttttaatcatttaaatacatctaaatatgactaaaataaataaaacaaaaatggaaATACACATCTTatggtttttatattataattatattattatattatatattatatttttaatcatgtaCGAAGAAGGAATTTTCTGTTCCAAtcaaaattcgaattttgtatttgtctcCGTAAGagtgatatttttaagaatcagAGGAGAAgggaaaaattttcaatttttgttgttttaaaatcatttcaatAAGGTTTGCAGTGACAATTTTGGCATAAATTAGTCAATTAGACTAATTAATGaacttaaatgtaatttcatattctaaaatttcaacaagggattttatgaattatggatatggtttatttagattcgattatattattattaattattagatttactcataaattagaattaaaaaagaaatttttattaaattctttaaacattAACCTCCGATATCTTTTAACCTTTAAGAGTTATAAACTGATTGTAAGTTACCTTTTTTATAGAGTGTTTAATGTCCaacaagaaatgtaaatagaattttttctatACGATTAAGTAATAAcgaaatatgaattttgaaatacgAGACTAAAGAAAAAAGGGAAAACTGAGATGAGGAGGATcttcctattaaaataaagagctCATCTTTGAAAGGCATCAGGaatcaatttttcagtgtcggaattcgattttttttgcccaatctaaaatatatattatttaataatctcaacacatatcaaaaatttaatttccttaaaaaacttaattaatgtttttattaataatataatgaccCCATTGATAACAGCCATGTCTGTTTGCTCTGACAATTAAGTTAATTGTCGGAATGTCTACTATTTGTAAAGTGTGATTACAGTGCCTTACAAAATGTCTTTGCAATATAATGGTACTCAGTAAAAgctgattattattatctgatatttctgtttataagataatttttgtgtcATGTAAACGTATCACCTTGAGAgaaatttctcattttatgAGCCTCGAGcatttagaaaacaatttcGCGCATAAAAACCAGTAGTCGCGCACATAAGTTGGTCTCGCAAGCACCAATTATTAACAGTACACAACCATCAGCCTTTACCACAACTCCAGCTAGTACTTGCTTGTTGTCTGTCGTTGTATAGCTCTTTTACAATATGGACGTGCCGGAAAGTATAAAGAATTTGGTCAAGGAAATTGTGAAAAGTGATAACACAACGAATTACGACATAGTTTTGCACGAATCGAACAAGAAAGGCGAAGGTTTCATGGGAGAAATCGTGTTTTTCTCCGTCGTTGATAGCGACACTAAAAAAGTAGTTTTGGATTTGGTTTTAaagaattcattaaaatcggtGGCCGTAAGAAATGCGTTCAGTGTGAGACTGGCATtcttgaatgaaattaatttttatgagaaCGTGTGGCCTCAGTTAGATAATTTTCGTCAACAGTACAAAGTCGAACCGATTATGAATGTAGCAAGATGCTACGGAACAAGCACCAAGGAGATGGATGAGtatgttttattagaaaatttaaaatcgcagggatttaaaatgttcgacaaaaatgaatttatgaatttgaaccagtttaagtatattttgcGGCAGTACGGCAAGTTTCACGCGTTGAGTTTCGCCTTCAGAAAGCAGGAACCGAATTTGTTTGCTGATGCTGTTGGTGGATATCGGTCGATGTTCGACAATCCAATGTCTGGGTTCCAACAGTCGATTGATAATGTGTGTAAAGTGGTTTACAGTTACTTACGACCCGAAGATACTGATgctaaaacagtttttaaaaaatatgaagatgATGGTTGGAAAGTTTTTGTGGAAGCTCTCAAATACAATGGGCCAAATGGAGTTATTCTTCACGGTGATTGTTGGAATAATAACATGATGTTTAAATTCGTAAgtcaaaattctattttattatacagggtgtctgTAAAATGGGTGCACAATAATTAACGTAttcttaaacttaaaataggCTTATTTGACCCGATTTGCCTATATACCAATATGTTTCCTAAGAGAGATACAGACCTTCAGAGGTAGTTTCAGTTGCTGTAATGTTCTTAGTAACTGATATCACAAAATTCTAAacgaattttgattttttaatatttgtatacagggtgtttgaacatattttcaacaagagggtcatttttagacaaaaactttcaaaaattttatgttgtgaTGTCAAGATTACAATAAACTTACATTCAAAAAAGTTAGAGGTATTTTAAGCTCATGGTCATCCCCTCCAACATCCCTGTTATTTTGTTAGACTTAAAAGTTATgtaactgtataaaattactttattctaCCTTTGTTAATTTTCGAGATATATGATGATAATTACATTCAGTAATCATTGAAGGACTGTATCTCTCGAAGAAAGCATGTTGATATACCTACACGTAAATTGGGTCGAATCAATCTATTTTGAGGTCATGAATATGTGATTAATTTTCGTGCATTTAATGTGGGGACACATTGAATAccctaataattatttctcttCTTGCATTTAAGGATAACGACACATTTTCTGATATGGCTTTAGTGGACTTCCAAATTTCTAGAGTTGGTTCTCCTGTTTATGACTTATCGTATTGTTTATATGCAGCGGCAACAAAAGATATTCTAGATAAATTAGATGAATTGTTGGATgagtattttaatagtttaaaacagATGCTATTATTGTTTGGGGAAAATGTTGATGACATCTATCCTTACACTGTTTTCAAAGATGAATGGAGACGATATTCTAAAGCAAGTaagtataaagtaaaataattattaattaattacataatatagaatagaaatatagattttttaaatttaatctctttctttttgataatatagtacataattttagtctaaataaataaagcttCTATTTATGTTGTAggaaaactaattttagataaacaaacatataaagacaaatgataaattattaaattctaatataaaaataatacattatttttatttaataatattaatactaatttttattttttcagatcTTATTTTCTCGTTTGTTATTTGGAAAGTAAGAACAAGAACACCTGAAGAAATGAtagattttaatgattttgtcaaagataagaaaaatattaccgTACCAAAGAGTgaactttttaaaactataactaGGAATCTCGTTTTACATGCTTGCGAAATTAAtgcattgtaataataatattataattattatcatagaaagttaacttaattttgctatgtaagattttattactgtgttattaatttaataattaattagttgtaacaactaataaacttaaataaatataatctaatgttatatatttttaatgtaaaaagaaacatttatatactaattttacATCACAGAATAATTCCtgatattctaattaaaatactattaaattcgATAATTCATCTTCTAACCGTAGCTAAGAAAACTActgcattatttatattttgccgTCTAGAACTAATTTCTTAATGTAACTCCTTCGAATTTTTCCACTGGGTGTTAAGGGTATTTCATCCACCAATTTCACTCCACCCCTCAGTTGGTGTCTGTCATCAACCCTTTCGTTGACAAAATCTTCAATATCTTTCGCTGAAACGTCTGGAAAATCAGCGTTTTTCACCACGACCCCCATCGGATGATCTCCGTCTTCTTCATGGGGTAGTCCAATGACAACGGCACGATGTACTGCGGGATGCTGCGTCAAAACTTTTTCCAATACTGCAGGAGGCACATGCCACGATCTGTACTTCAGCATATCCTTTATCCTGTCGACTATGTAGAAAAATAGTTCTTCGTCAAAATAGACCACATCGCCGGTTTTTAGCCAGCCCTCGCTGTCGAAACTTTCCGAGGAGTCCATGTTGTAGTAACCGTTCATCACGAATTTGGTTTTCACTCTTAGCTCACCTCGTTCGTTTGGTCCACATAGTTGTTCAGTTTCCGGATCAACAatctgtaatattaaatttaatatcattgtGATAGAATACaagaacttaatatttatgagtTTTTCTAATTGAAGTTATGCAACTAACAATacactttaaatttgttgtacaTCTTACGTCACTTATCATCagttacattacattacaataatgtaatgtaaCTGATAATTAATAGAGTTTTGAAGTACCTTATATGCTACTCCGGGTACTGGTCTTCCACACGAGTCAGGCTTATAATGCAATCCCAAAGTGTCTTGTACACTGTTACTCCGGAAACAGGTCAACACTCCTGCGACTTCGGTTTGACCATATCCTTGACACACAAATGTTCCTGGCAAAACTTCACGGAgctcttttaagaaatgttGGCTTATTGTTGCTCCTCCGATCACTAATATATTCAGTTGACTAGTGTCGATATTGTCCGGTCTGCCAACTTTTAAGATATCAATTCCTTGGTTTGGGGccaaaaatgttaatgataCCTAGATAAAAAcccaatgattattttaatattattaatatttaatatatttattattaaaacatttaacacacacttgattaattagttaataaaagcTGATTATTTACCTGAAATCCGGTTAGTAAGGCACATTTCACAGTTTTTTAGTAGCCTTGTTCggttagtaatttaaaacagaAGAACGATGATTTTCATACTTACTTTATATTTGTCAAGAATTTGCCAAAACTGTTTTGGATCAAATGCTGAACATACAACTCTAGATGTTCCTGACAGTACTGCTGCAGTGAAAAACAATATTGCTGATATCCAGTATAAAGAAGAATACAACAACGTCACTGAAGTCACAGTGTTATTGTTgctgaaataaaaatcttgTATTCCGTCTGTATCCTTAATATCATTGAATAAGTACAGCATATTAACGGACTGTGCTATAATAGCATAATGACTTTGACAGATGCCTTTGGGCATTCCGGTTGTTCCACTGCTGAATATGATAACTGCTGTATCATGAAGGCTTGAAGCAAGAGATGGTTCAAACGATTCTTCTTCCTCGCTCTCTTCAAGATATTCATCAAAAGTAGCGTCGTTGTACACAACAATCTCAGCATCTATCCCAATTTCAGTTAATGCATTTTGTATcatttgttttgatttttcaataacgAAAAATATTGAGGGTTTTACTAGACGTATCAAATGTGTGACGTCAGCTTGTGATAACGAAGGATCCAAAGAACACACTTTCATGGTTAAATAAGATGCAGCCAAAAATGGCACGACGCTGTTGATGTGGTTGTTGGAACATAAGCACATTATGTCGTCTTTATCGTAGCCTTTGGATTTTAACTTTAAGGCAGTTCTGACTGACCGTTGCAACAAGGATCCGTAGGTGTCTTCTTCACCACTTTCTAGGATATACTGCaacgaaaaattttaatgaacttaCGAAATTCCTTAGAAGTaatctcattttattttatggaggaagtacaatttaataaaaagtaaaaaatcaaattattataattgaataaatagagATTACCTGAGCtactttgtttttatgttttttcatTGCCATGAAATATTCATATCCTAAGCCACCTGGTTCTGGCACAAATTCTAAGGGggaacaaataattttctcatctttaatttcaaatctcCTTGAGTCATCTAAAATTAAGCGTTTCATTAACAATTTCGAAAAATTTGGAgacatagatattttatacttttattattatttttataaaccatGTTATACAATGgtggttaaaaatataaaataattttatgaaattgattatttttggcgatggataaacaaattgaatattttaagtttaagttaACATAtccataaaaacaaaaatttgtcgGAATTTGTCCCCTTGAAAAGGGGAGTCGCACCGTTTAATTATGAGGGACTGCATCAACGGTAGATTTCACCAAATTTAAG includes these proteins:
- the LOC109602400 gene encoding uncharacterized protein LOC109602400 isoform X2, which codes for MGIKSDDSRRFEIKDEKIICSPLEFVPEPGGLGYEYFMAMKKHKNKVAQYILESGEEDTYGSLLQRSVRTALKLKSKGYDKDDIMCLCSNNHINSVVPFLAASYLTMKVCSLDPSLSQADVTHLIRLVKPSIFFVIEKSKQMIQNALTEIGIDAEIVVYNDATFDEYLEESEEEESFEPSLASSLHDTAVIIFSSGTTGMPKGICQSHYAIIAQSVNMLNNNTVTSVTLLYSSLYWISAILFFTAAVLSGTSRVVCSAFDPKQFWQILDKYKVSLTFLAPNQGIDILKVGRPDNIDTSQLNILVIGGATISQHFLKELREVLPGTFVCQGYGQTEVAGVLTCFRSNSVQDTLGLHYKPDSCGRPVPGVAYKIVDPETEQLCGPNERGELRVKTKFVMNGYYNMDSSESFDSEGWLKTGDVVYFDEELFFYIVDRIKDMLKYRSWHVPPAVLEKVLTQHPAVHRAVVIGLPHEEDGDHPMGVVVKNADFPDVSAKDIEDFVNERVDDRHQLRGGVKLVDEIPLTPSGKIRRSYIKKLVLDGKI
- the LOC109602401 gene encoding uncharacterized protein LOC109602401, with the translated sequence MDVPESIKNLVKEIVKSDNTTNYDIVLHESNKKGEGFMGEIVFFSVVDSDTKKVVLDLVLKNSLKSVAVRNAFSVRLAFLNEINFYENVWPQLDNFRQQYKVEPIMNVARCYGTSTKEMDEYVLLENLKSQGFKMFDKNEFMNLNQFKYILRQYGKFHALSFAFRKQEPNLFADAVGGYRSMFDNPMSGFQQSIDNVCKVVYSYLRPEDTDAKTVFKKYEDDGWKVFVEALKYNGPNGVILHGDCWNNNMMFKFDNDTFSDMALVDFQISRVGSPVYDLSYCLYAAATKDILDKLDELLDEYFNSLKQMLLLFGENVDDIYPYTVFKDEWRRYSKANLIFSFVIWKVRTRTPEEMIDFNDFVKDKKNITVPKSELFKTITRNLVLHACEINAL
- the LOC109602400 gene encoding luciferin 4-monooxygenase isoform X1, which codes for MGIKSDDSRRFEIKDEKIICSPLEFVPEPGGLGYEYFMAMKKHKNKVAQYILESGEEDTYGSLLQRSVRTALKLKSKGYDKDDIMCLCSNNHINSVVPFLAASYLTMKVCSLDPSLSQADVTHLIRLVKPSIFFVIEKSKQMIQNALTEIGIDAEIVVYNDATFDEYLEESEEEESFEPSLASSLHDTAVIIFSSGTTGMPKGICQSHYAIIAQSVNMLYLFNDIKDTDGIQDFYFSNNNTVTSVTLLYSSLYWISAILFFTAAVLSGTSRVVCSAFDPKQFWQILDKYKVSLTFLAPNQGIDILKVGRPDNIDTSQLNILVIGGATISQHFLKELREVLPGTFVCQGYGQTEVAGVLTCFRSNSVQDTLGLHYKPDSCGRPVPGVAYKIVDPETEQLCGPNERGELRVKTKFVMNGYYNMDSSESFDSEGWLKTGDVVYFDEELFFYIVDRIKDMLKYRSWHVPPAVLEKVLTQHPAVHRAVVIGLPHEEDGDHPMGVVVKNADFPDVSAKDIEDFVNERVDDRHQLRGGVKLVDEIPLTPSGKIRRSYIKKLVLDGKI